One part of the Rutidosis leptorrhynchoides isolate AG116_Rl617_1_P2 chromosome 1, CSIRO_AGI_Rlap_v1, whole genome shotgun sequence genome encodes these proteins:
- the LOC139885728 gene encoding regulator of nonsense transcripts UPF3-like → MKGLHDRTKVVLRHLPHNISQTALMEQIDARFSGRYNWFCFRSGKNSLKIQSYSRAYIDFKRPEDVIEFAEFFDGHVFVNEKGTQFKTIVEYSPSQRVPKQWSKKDGREGTINKDPQYLEFLEFIAKPVENLPSAEIQLERKEAERAGIAKEAPIVTPLMDFIRQKRAAKSGPRRSLPNGKLARRASGASSSSSNSAALKHGPERRRASTNMYVPRDTGKGRNGKEKSNYVQIQKRDDQQVSEKPIGPSSVSGSAGLEEGRGSSGNTDFGEKKILLLKGKEKEILNIQQGVSSMKLSHGSGGPKQNQQRDATSGRIIRSILLNKDNARKNQSELQNHTPNRDSMDRRPPRPSNVPPPSKDFNGLSSDHDLHGSYNEKQDKRSTRNRERPDRGVWTPLRRSDGPHASDESLSSLNSQSTQVPLDSVEGMHGEVKHDLSNTRGVEFKPVGGGRGGHLSVDNGSHKHGGRRGTSQNASKDVDGSPNFTEGKPSKRGVSTGYSSHEKQVWVQKSSSGP, encoded by the exons ATGAAAGGTTTGCACGATCGAACGAAGGTTGTGCTTCGGCACTTGCCGCATAATATTTCTCAGACGGCGTTAATGGAGCAGATTGATGCGCGTTTTTCAGGCCGTTACAACTGGTTCTGTTTCCGTTCCGGCAAGAATAG TCTGAAAATTCAATCCTATTCCAGAGCCTACATTGACTTTAAGCGGCCAGAGGATGTCATTGAGTTTGCAGAGTTCTTTGACGGACATGTTTTTGTTAATGAAAAGG GTACACAATTCAAAACTATTGTTGAGTATTCACCTTCTCAGCGAGTTCCAAAACAATGGTCTAAGAAAGATGGGCGTGAAGGGACCATAAACAAAG ATCCTCAATATCTTGAATTCCTCGAATTTATTGCAAAGCCTGTCGAGAATCTTCCTAGCGCAGAGATACAATTGGAAAGAAAGGAAGCCGAACGAGCTG GTATTGCTAAGGAAGCCCCTATAGTTACCCCTTTAATGGATTTCATTCGCCAGAAAAGAGCCGCGAAGAGTGGACCTCGG AGGTCCTTGCCTAACGGGAAGTTGGCCAGAAGGGCTAGTGGTGCTTCCTCTTCAAGCTCAAACTCTGCTGCACTTAAACATGGGCCTGAAAGGAGGAGGGCGTCGACCAACATG TATGTCCCTCGTGATACTGGGAAAGGCAGAAATGGCAAAGAAAAGTCAAACTATGTTCAAATCCAAAAACGCGATGATCAACAAGTTTCTGAAAAGCCTATTGGGCCATCTTCTGTGTCTGGAAGTGCAGGTTTGGAGGAAGGAAGGG GTTCTTCTGGAAACACCGATTTCGGGGAAAAGAAAATTCTGCTTTTGAAGGGAAAGGAGAAGGAAATTCTCAAT ATACAGCAGGGCGTATCATCTATGAAACTTTCTCATGGTTCTGGCGGGCCCAAACAGAACCAGCAGCGGGATGCTACCAGTGGAAGAATAATTAGAAGCATACTTCTGAACAAGGATAATGCACGAAAAAATCAATCAGAACTACAGAACCATACTCCAAATCGTGATAGTATGGACCGAAGACCACCTAGACCTTCAAATGTTCCACCACCCTCGAAGGATTTTAATGGATTGTCAAGTGATCATGATTTACATGGATCCTACAATGAGAAACAAGACAAGCGTAGTACTAGGAACCGAGAAAGACCTGATCGTGGTGTTTGGACTCCACTTAGGCGCTCTGATGGACCACATGCAAGTGATGAATCCCTTTCATCTCTTAATTCTCAAAGTACACAAGTGCCGTTGGACTCTGTGGAAG GAATGCACGGAGAAGTGAAGCATGACCTCTCAAATACTAGGGGTGTGGAATTTAAGCCCGTTGGAGGTGGGCGTGGTGGTCATCTCTCAGTAGATAATG GGTCCCATAAACATGGCGGCCGGCGGGGGACATCTCAGAATGCTTCTAAGGATGTAGATGGGTCTCCAAATTTTACTGAAGGAAAACCTTCAAAGAGAGGGGTTTCTACTGGCTATTCTTCTCACGAG AAACAGGTCTGGGTTCAGAAGTCAAGTTCTGGTCCTTAG
- the LOC139885729 gene encoding MACPF domain-containing protein At4g24290-like — MALKLPAAEAANVAIRSIGCGYDISLDLRLNYCKGGSCLESSSNHIQNYNRLIKIDEDEGRDIVLPDGLLVSNVPKSIKCDKGERTRFRSEVLSFQQMSEQFNQELSLTGKIPSGVFNAMFEFSGSWQKDASSTKTLAFEGMFISLYTIALEKSNIILCDHVKEAVPSSWEPALLARFIERFGTHIIVGVNMGGKDVIYMKQQYASTLQPADVQKRLEAMADKRFLDVDAQYGTHSGHISHNDKNDIGGQRLTFADTSPSSSYCSKENLVSICKRRGGNDGRNLKHNEWLHSVQLEPDAITMSFVPITSLLVGVSGSGYLSHAINLYLRYKPPIEELHQFLEFQLPRVWAPVFSDLPLGPHRKQHNMPSLQFSFCGPRLYVNTNPVDANKKPVTGLRFYLEGKRSNCLSIHLQHLSSLPKVLQLEDDDPHGNFTQESYDHRYYEKVQWKHFSHVCTAPVESQNELSILTGACLQVLDHGFKKVLFLRLQFSTVVGAVPVKTPEWDGSSGLTRKSGLISTFISYHLTGMLKPPPQPAEVNINSGVYPGGPPVPNQTPKLLKFVDTSEMTRGPQDSPAYWVVSGARLVVDKGKISLRVKYSLLSAVNDDLLPDEMAQDDLEM; from the exons ATGGCACTTAAGCTACCAGCTGCTGAAGCTGCTAATGTTGCTATTAGATCAATTGGATGCGGTTACGATATCTCGTTAGATTTGAGACTTAATTATTGTAAAGGCGGCTCGTGTTTAGAGTCTAGTAGTAACCATATTCAGAATTATAATCGCTTGATCAAGATCGACGAGGATGAAGGTAGAGATATTGTGCTTCCCGATGGACTTTTGGTATCTAATGTTCCGAAATCCATCAAATGTGATAAAGGTGAAAGGACTAGATTTCGTTCAGAGGTTCTTTCGTTTCAACAG ATGTCTGAGCAATTTAACCAAGAATTATCGTTGACTGGAAAAATTCCTTCAGGCGTTTTCAACGCAATGTTTGAGTTTTCTGGAAGTTGGCAAAAAGATGCTTCGAGTACTAAAACTCTTGCATTCGAAGGAATGTTCATTTCATTATATACAATCGCATTAGAAAAATCAAATATTATACTTTGTGATCATGTGAAGGAAGCTGTTCCATCTTCATGGGAACCTGCGTTATTGGCGAG GTTTATAGAAAGATTTGGTACTCATATAATAGTTGGTGTCAATATGGGCGGGAAAGATGTAATATACATGAAGCAGCAGTATGCGTCGACCCTTCAACCTGCTGATGTGCAGAAAAGGTTAGAGGCTATGGCTGATAAGAGATTCTTAGATGTTGATGCACAATATGGAACTCATTCGGGACATATTTCTCATAATGATAAG AATGACATTGGAGGGCAGAGGCTAACTTTTGCAGATACTAGTCCATCAAGTTCATATTGTTCTAAAGAA AACCTAGTGAGCATATGCAAAAGAAGAGGTGGAAATGATGGAAGGAACCTAAAACATAATGAATGGTTACATAGTGTGCAACTAGAGCCAGATGCAATTACAATGTCATTCGTTCCTATAACCTCGTTACTTGTTGGCGTCTCAGGAAGTGGATACTTGAGCCACGCCATTAATCTCTATCTAAGAT ATAAACCGCCGATTGAAGAGCTTCATCAATTTTTGGAATTTCAGTTGCCGAGAGTATGGGCACCTGTGTTTAGTGATCTTCCCCTTGGTCCACATCGCAAACAGCATAACATGCCATCTTTACAGTTTAGTTTTTGTGGGCCTAGGCTCTATGTGAACACCAATCCG GTTGATGCGAATAAGAAGCCTGTAACGGGCCTCCGGTTTTACCTAGAAGGAAAAAGAAGCAATTGCTTATCGATCCACCTTCAACACCTTTCATCTCTCCCAAAAGTCTTGCAACTAGAAGACGACGATCCACATGGAAACTTCACCCAAGAATCGTACGATCATAGATACTACGAAAAAGTTCAATGGAAGCACTTCTCACATGTATGCACCGCACCGGTAGAGTCACAAAACGAGCTTTCAATATTAACCGGTGCATGTTTACAAGTACTAGATCATGGGTTCAAAAAAGTCTTGTTTTTAAGACTGCAATTCTCAACTGTAGTTGGTGCGGTCCCTGTAAAGACCCCTGAATGGGACGGGTCAAGTGGTTTGACCCGCAAATCAGGGTTAATATCAACTTTTATAAGTTATCATTTGACAGGTATGTTGAAACCGCCACCTCAGCCAGCTGAAGTGAATATAAACTCTGGTGTGTATCCAGGTGGGCCACCAGTTCCGAACCAAACACCAAAACTATTGAAGTTTGTGGACACGTCAGAAATGACTAGGGGCCCACAAGATTCACCGGCGTATTGGGTTGTTTCAGGGGCTAGACTTGTTGTCGATAAAGGGAAAATATCGCTTCGAGTCAAGTATTCTTTGTTGTCAGCCGTAAACGATGACCTTTTGCCGGACGAAATGGCACAGGATGACTTAGAAATGTAA